TTTCGCCCGCGCCGGGGTCGAGATGGCCGTCTGGGACGCTGCCGGGCGCGCGCTGAACGTGCCGGTCTCCCAACTGTTGGGCGGAGCCCGGCAGGAGCGGCTGCCCGTGACGTGGGCGCTGGGCACCGAACCGGCGGAAATCGTCATCGACGAGGCCCGCGAGCTGCTCGCTCAGGGCCGGCACCACTCGTTCAAACTCAAGATGGGCACCCTGCCCGCCGACGAAGACGTCACCCGCGTCAGCGCGGTCACCCACGCCCTCGACGGCGCCGCTCCCGTGGCGGTGGACCTCAACGGAGCGTGGGACGAACACACTGCCCGCCGGTGGCTGCCCGCCCTGGCCGAGGCCGGCGTCCACCTCGCAGAACAGCCCCTGCCCGCCGCCAACGTCGCGGGCCTGGCCCGGCTGCGGCACCAGACCACTATCGCGATCATGGCCGACGAGTCGCTGTGGACCCCGGCCGACGCGCTGCACCTGGCCACCGCGCACGCCGCGGACGTCCTGGCGCTCAAGATCGGCAAAAGCGGCGGCCTGTCCGCGACCCGCCGGATCGCCGCCGTCGCCGACGCGGCCGGGCTCGGCTGCTACGGCGGCACCACGATTGAAACCTCCCTCGGCACGTCGGCCTCGGCGCATCTGTTCGCCGCCACCACCGTCGGCGTGGGCACCGAACTGTTCGGCCCGCTGTTGCTGGCCGACGACATCGCGACCGAACCGGTCACCTACGAGGCGGGCGAGCTGCTGCTGACCGACGGGCTCGGGTTCGGCATCACCATCGACGAAGAGAAGGTGGCGAAATATGCACGCCGTTGACACCCAGCGTGCCGCCTACACGCTGACCCTGCGCGGACCCCGCGTGCGCTACGGCCCGGGCACCGCCCGCACCGACCTCACCGCCGAACTCGACCGGCTGCACGCCCGCCGAGTCCTGCTCGTGGCCACCACGCGAGCCCGCACTGCCCACCAGGACGTGCTCGCCCCGGTCGACGGCCGGATCGCCGGTCACGTGCCCACCGTGCGCCGGCACGTCCCGGCCGAGGACGCCCGCGCCGCGGCCAGCCTGGCCCGCGACATCGAGGCCGACCTGCTGCTCAGTCTCGGCGGCGGCTCCGCGACCGGCACGGCCAAGGCCGTCGCCGTCGAGACCGGCCTGCCGATCGTCGCACTCCCGACCACCTACGCGGGCTCGGAGATGACCCCGATCTACGGGATCACCGAGGACGGCGTGAAACGCACCGCGCGCTCGGACCGGGCGCTGCCCACCACTGTGGTCCTCGATCCGGAGCTGACCGCCGACCTGCCGCCGGAGCTCGCCCGGACCAGCGCGGTCAACGCGCTCGCCCACGCCACCAGCGGGGTGTTCGCCGCCGGGCACAGCCCGCTGACCGACCTGCTCGCCGCCGGCGCGACCCGCTTGCTCGCCGACGGGCTGCAGCGCACGGCCCGCGCCGACCTCACCCAGGGCGCGCAGCTGGCCGGAACGGTGCTCGCGCACGCCGGCTCCAGCGCTCACCACACGGCCTGCCACATTCTCGGCGGGGCGTTCGACCTGCCCCACGCCGAAACCCACGCGGCCCTGCTCCCGCACACGCTGGCGTTCCTGCAGCAGGACCGCCCCGACCGCGCCGCAGCGCTCGGCGTGCCGGACGTCGCGGCGATGGTGTCGACGCTGCTCGACGACGTCGGCGCCTCCGTACGGCTGCGGGAGATCGGCCTCGACCAGGCTCGGCTCGGGCTCGCGGCGGAACTGCTCGCTTCCGGCGTGCCGGACCTGGACCAGGCACGAGCGGCCGCGCTGGTGAAGGAGGCGTGGTGAACGCGGCAGCGGCCAAGAGGCCGCTGGATGCCCGCAGCCTGCGTGGCTGCCTGGGGCAGTTCGCCACCGGCGTCGCCGTCGTCACCTACGACACCGACGACGGCCCGCGCGGCGCCACGATCAACTCCTTCACCTCGGTGTCGATGGACCCACCGTTGGTACTGGTGTCCTTCGCCCGCCACACCACCGCGGCCCGCCTGCTCGGCGACCGCCCGTTCGTGGTCAACGTCCTCGCCGCCAACCAGCTCGACGTCGCGCTGCAGTTTGCGGGCCGGCCCCAAGAGGGCCTGGAAGTGCCGTGGTCGCCGACTGCCGAAGTGCCGCGGCTGCGCGGCACCGTCGCGTGGCTGCAATGCACCCCATGGGCCACCCAGGACGGCGGGGACCATCTGCTGTTCCTCGGCGAAGTCGTGCACCACGACTCCTGCCGCGGCGATCCACTGCTGTTCCACAAAGGACAGTTCCGGATGGCCGGCGTCGCGGTATACGACCTGCCCCGCGTCGTCCAGCTCGACGGCCGGCCCCTCGCACCCTGGGTCGGCCACGCCCACCGGCTCCACGAGATCACCGAACCCGGCTACCTCGACGAGCCCTGAACCACCCGAACCTCAAGGAGGAGGTCACTCATCATGAAGGTCACGTACTTCCAGCAGGTCCCTTACCGGGATCTGCCTGACGACTTCGCAAAGCGCTACGCCGAATCGGTCATCACCACGCCCTACTTCGAGGTCACCAGCCCGGACAAGGTCCACAGTGCGTTCCGCGAGGCGCTCGACGAGATCATGCACGCCGCCCGCGCCGGGTTCGACGCCATCGCCATCACCGAACACGGCCAGAGCTCCTACGACATGGCGCCCAACCCCAACATCCTGGAAGCCGCGGCCGCCTACGCCACCGAAGCGGAGGGGATCGCCACCGGCATCTACCCGCTCGGCCGGTCCCTAGGAAAGAGCCGCGAACCCTTGCGCGCGGCGGAAGAACTGGCAATGCTCGACGCGATCAGCGGCGGGCGGCTCATCGCAGGATTCCCCGTCGGGCTCGCCTACGACGCCAACGTCAACAACGGCGTCCCGCCCGCCGAAACGAGGCTGCGGTTCGACGAAAACATCGAATTGGTCCTCAAAGCCTGGACCGAGCACGAGGTGTTCCCCTGGAACGGACGTTTCCACCAGCACCCCGCGGTCAACATCTGGCCCCGCCCCCTCCAGCAGAATCCGCACCCACCAGTGTTCGTCACCGGCATCGGCAACCCCCGCACCATGGAGTTCTGCCTCAACCGCGGCTTCGGGTTCAACTACTTCGGCTGGTTCGGTGCCAAGGTCACCGGACGGCGCATCTTCGACCGGTTCTGGGACGCCGCGAACCGGCTCGGTAAGGACAACAACCCTTACCAGATGGGGTTCATGCAGACCATCTGTGTCGCCGACACCGACGCCCAGGCCGAAAAGCTGTTCGCCCGCCACGCGGAGTACTTCTTCCAGAAGGCGATCGGGTCGATCCCGATGGAACGCCTCGCCCTGCCCGGCGGCATCGACATCAAGGGGCTGGAGTTCATCTTCCGCGATCCCGGCGACTTCGGTATCTACGCCAAGATGCGCCAGGCCAGCTTCAAGGAGCTCGTCGAAGCCGGCTCGGTCATCTGCGGCAGCCCCGCCACCGTGCGGGCCCAGATCAGTGAGTTCGCCCGCGAATTCCGCATCGGCAACCTGCACGCCATGCTCCAGTTCGGCTCCATGCCGCACGAACTGGCCAAGGACAACATCAGCCTGTTCGGCGAACAGGTCCTGCCCCACATCCAGCAGATCTGGACCGACGAAGGCTGGAACCACCACTGGTGGCCCCAAGTCCTCGGCGGCGTCCCCCATCCCGCCGGCCGGCAGGCCAGCACCGAAAACGAGGCGGTGACCGCGCGATGAGCACCACCCTGACCGACCGCACCGTGTCCACCTGGAACGACCGCGTCACCATCCGGGTCCGCGTCGGCGGCGACGGCCCACCGCTGGTGTACCTGCACCCCTCCGGCGGCCTGGCCTGGGACCCGTTCCTCGACCGCCTCGCCGAGCACTACACGATCTACGCGCCCGAGTTCCCCGGCACCACCCCCGGCGATCCGTACGCCATCCACCAGATCGACGACCTGTGGGACACCGTCCTGATCTACGAGCAGACACTGCGCGGTCTCGGGCTGTCCGCCGTGCCGGTTGTCGGGCAGTCCTTCGGCGGGATGCTCGGCGCCGAACTCGCCGCCGCCTACCCGGACCTGGTGTCGCGGCTGGTGTTGCTCGACCCGATCGGGCTCTGGCGGGACGACGCTCCGGTCGCCAACTGGATCGCCGCCCCGCCGACCGAACTGCCCGGCCTGCTGTTCGCCGATCCCACCGGCGACGCCGCCCAGGCCATGTTCGCCATGCCCGAGGATCCCGACGCTCTCGCCAGCGCGCAGGCGGCCATGGTCTGGAATCTGGGCGCCACCGGCAAACTCTGCTGGCCTATTCCCGACCGCGGCCTCGGCAAGCGACTGCACCGCATCACCGCACCCACCCTCGTCGTCTGGGGCGAACAAGACGCCCTCATCTCTCCCGCGTACGCCGAGGAGTTTCGCAACCGCATCGCCGACAGCCGGGTCGAGATCATTCCCAAGTCCGGCCACATCCCCCAGGTCGAACAGACCGAGACCACCTACACGGCGGTCTCCGCGTTCCTCGGCTGACAGACGTAGTCAGGGCAAGCGACCTGGCCGAGTCCCGCCTCGGCTCGGCCAGGGTCGCTGGTTCCCGTGGTGCCGCCGACCGGCTGCGCCGGATCAGAACTCGATGCCGTAATGCTCGTCGCCGTTGGGTGGCGGCGGAGTCGGTGTCTCGACGGCGGTGCGGCTGCGCACCACGGTACGTGCGGTGTCGATGAAGCGGCGCACGAGCGGGCTGACGTCGGTTTCTTGGTAGGCCAGGGCCAGACCGGTGGTGAGGGCGGGCGTGGCGAGGGGTCGGAAGGTGGCGCCGTTGATGTGGAGGTGGCGCAGGGACGCGGGGACCAGCGCGACGCCCATGTCGGCGGCGACGAGCGCGACCAGTGCGGCGCTGTCGGCCACCGTCTGCCGGATGCGCGGAGTGAACCCGGCGGTTTCGCACGCCGACCGCATGACCGAGTACATCGTGGACGGTGGGTCGCTGGGGTAGGAGATGAACCATTCGTCGCGTAAGTCGGCCAGGTCGAGGCTGCGGTGCACGGTCGCGGGGTGGCGGCTGGCCAGGATGGCGACGACGGGTTCGTGGCGGATCGTTTCGACGGCGAGGCCGGGGACGGTCACCGGCGGGCGGAGCACGCCGACCGACAGCCGTCCGTCGAGCAGTTGCTCGGTCTGGCGCGGGGTGACCATGTCGCTGTGGACTTCGAGGGTGACGTCGGGGTAGCGGTCGGCGTAGGCGCGCACGAGGGTCGGCAGCAGTTCGTAGGTGGCGGAGCCGGTGAACCCGACGCTGAGTGAGCCGAGTTGGCCGGCTGCGGCCTTGCGCGCATCGTCGGCGGCGGTCTCGGCGTCGGTGAGCAGGGCGCGGGCGCGTTGCAGGAACACCTCGCCGGCGTAGGTGAGCGCGACCGAGCGGGTGGTGCGGGTGAACAGCTCGACGCCAAGGTCGCGTTCGAGCTGGCGGATCTGCTGCGACAGCGGCGACTGGGCGATGGTCAGCCGCTCTGCCGCGCGGGTGAAGTTGCGTTCCTCGGCCACGGCCAGGAAGTACCGCAGGTGCCGAAGTTCCACGATCACCTCCCAATTCAGATGTAGTAGGTCTCAACAGAGCTGGATCTAGTCTTTCACAAACTGGCACCCGGCGTGCGACGGTGACAGTTACCACAGCCCGAGGAGGTGCTGAAATGCCCACCGCCACCAGTCCCGTCCACACCCCGCAGACAGACGGACCGACGTCGGCGGTCGACCCGCGGGCACTGCGCCGGTGCTTCGGCCGGTTCACCACCGGTGTCACCGTGATCAGCTACCACGTGGGTGACCAGATCCGGGGCGCGACGGTCAACTCGTTCACCTCGGTGTCGCTGGACCCGCCCTTGGTGCTGGTCTCGCTGGCCCGCTCGACGCAGGCCTGCGGCGCGGTGGCGGATCTGCCGTTCGCGATCAATGTGCTGCGTGCCGACCAGCCCGACGTCGCGATGCAGTTCGCCGGCCGGACCCGGCCGGGCCTGCGGATCGCCTGGGACCTCCCCGCGGGCGAGGATGAGCCGCCGACGCTGGCGGACGCGGTCGCGGTGTTCCGCTGCCGTCCGTGGCGTCGCTACGACGGCGGCGATCACGTGCTGCAGCTCGGTGAGATCACCGGGTTCGAGGATCGCGCGGGCGAGCCGCTGGTGTTCGGCGACGGCCGGTTCGTCTCGACCGGGCTGCCGCTGCTGGACGGCCCGATGGTGTTCAGCCTCGACGGCCCGCCGAGCCCCGGCTGGGTCGGCGCCGCCCAGCGCTTCCACGCGATGCCCGAGCACTGACCGCCCTCTCGCCGCTGCGCATTGACCACAAACACCGGAGGATCAATGAAGATCACCTTGTTCGAGCAGGCCCCGTACCGGTACCTGCCCGATGATTTCGAGCAGCACCACCAGTCGGTGTGCACCACGCCGTACTCGGTGACCAACCGCGACGGCGTCTATTCGTCGATCCGCGACTTCATGGACGAGCTGATGCTCGGCGCCCGCACCGGCTTCGACGGCATCGCCGTCACCGAGCACGGCCAGTCCAGCTACGACATGGTGCCCAACCCGGACCTGGTGGCCAGCGCACTCGCGTACCAGACCGAAGCCGAAGGCCTGGACGTCGCGATCTTCCCGATGGGCCGGTCGCTGGGCAAGGCCCGCGAACCCGTGCGGGTCGCGGAGGAGTACGCCTTCATCGACGTCCTCTCCGGCGGCCGCCTGGTAGCCGGTTTCCCGATCGGCCTGCACTACGACGCGAGCGTCAACAACGGCGTCCCGCCGATCGAGATCCGCCCGCGGTTCGACGAGAACCTCGAACTCCTGCTGCGGGCCTGGAGGGATCAGGAGCCGTTCGTCCACAACGGACGGTTCAGCCAGTACCCGTCGGTGAACATCTGGCCGCGCCCGCTGCAGCCGACGCCACCGGTGTGGATCACCGGTATCGGCAACCCACGCACGATGCAGATGTGCCTGGAACGCAACTTCGGCTTCAACTACCTGTCGTGGTTCGGGGCCAAGCTGACCGGTAAGCGGATCTTCGACCGGTTCTGGGAGATCGCCGACCAGGTCGGCGTCCCCCGCAATCCCTATCGGCTCGGGTTCCTGCAGACCATCGCAGTGTCCGAAACGGACGAACGCGCCGAGCAGGAATACGCCGCGCACCTGGAATACGGGTTCCGCAAGGGCCTCGGCTCCATCCCACCCGAGATGCTCGGCCTGCCCGGCGGCATCGACATCCGCGGCGTGCAGGCACTGGTGAAGGATCCTGGCGACTTCGGTCTGTACTACCAGATGAAGAGCGCGTCCTTCCGCGAGCTGGTCGACGCGGGCGTGGTGATCTGCGGCAGCCCGGCCACCGTGCGCGAGCAGCTGCGCGAATACTGCAGCCAGTACGGCATCGGCACCCTGCACGCCATGCTCGGCTTCGGCTCACTGCCACGGGACCTGGCGATGAAGAACATCCAGCTCTTCGCCGAAGAGGTCGCCCCGCACCTGCGGGACCTGTGGTCCGACAGCGAGCACCGCCACCACTGGTGGCCCGAACGCCTCGGCGGCGACCCGACACCGGTCACTCCCGGCGCGACCGCGACCGAAGGCGCACCCACTCGCACCACGACGCAGAAGACGGCGGTGACGGTCTGATGACGACCATCGAAACGACCAACCCGGTCATCACCGAAGAGACCGTGCCGGTGTGGAACGGCAAGCTCTCGATCAAGGTGAAGATCGCCGGCGCCGGCGCTCCGCTGCTCTACCTGCACCCGGCCGCCGGGCTCGCGTGGGATCCGTTCCTGTCCGAGCTCGCCCAGACCCACACCGTCTACGCCCCCGAATTCCCCGGCACCAGCGCTGGCGATCCCTACGCCATCCACGCCGTGGACCACCTCTCCGACATCGTGCTGATCTACGAAGAGGTCGTGCGCACCCTCGGGCTGCACAAACCGGTGGTGATCGGCCAGTCCTTCGGCGGGATGCTCGCCGCGGAACTCACCGCGGCCTACCCGCAGCTCGCGTCGAAGGTGGTGCTGCTCGACCCGATCGGGCTGTGGCGCGACGACCTCCCGATCGCCAACTGGATCGCGACGCCGCCTGCCGAACTCCCGGCGCTGCTGTTCCGCGACCCGAGCGGGCCGGGTGCGCAGTCGATGCTCGCCATGCCCGACGATCCCGACATCGCCGCCGCCGCGACCGCGGCGATGGTCTGGGCCTTTGGTAGCACCGGCAAGTTCGTGTGGCCCGTGCCCGATCGAGGGCTGCGCTCCCGCCTGCACCGGCTCACCGTGCCGGTCCTGCTGGTCTGGGGCCGCGACGACCGGGTCGCTCCGGTCGGCTATGTCGCCGAGTGGCAGCACGAGCTCGCCGACAGCCAGGCCGTCGTGATCGACGACTGCGGCCACATCCCGCAGGTCGAACGGCTCGACCAGACCGTCACCGCCGTCGAGAAGTTTCTTTCCTGACACCGAAGTTGGAGCACCCTGTGACCGCCACACCCGCACCGACCGCGGCCGGTTCCGGCGCGAACGCCACCGCCGCCTTCCGCGCCGGCACCACCCGTCGCGGACCCGCTGACGTCGACCAGCAGCGCGTGAGCACCGTCGCCCACGCCCTCCTCGACGCCGTGCACGGCGTCATCCGCGACCACGAGATCACCTACCCGGAATTTCAAGCCGCGAAGCAGTGGCTGATCGACGTCGGCGAAGGCGGCGAATGGCCGCTGTTCCTCGACGTGTTCGTCGAGCATGAGGTCGAGCAGGTCGCCGAGCGCACGCAGCACGGGACCAAGGGCACCATCGAAGGCCCGTATTACCTGCCTGGCCAGAAAACCCTGCCGGCGGTGACGGCTCTGCCGCAGCGCGCGGACGAGAAAGGCGACGTTCTCGTGTTCACCGGGCAGGTTCGCGCGCTCGACGGCACCCCGCTCGGCGGCGCCGAGGTCGACATCTGGCACGCCGACGCCGACGGCTACTACTCCGGCTTCGCCCCGCACATCCCCGACGGCAACCTGCGTGGCGTGATCACCACTGACGACCAGGGCCGCTTCGAGATCACCACCGTTCAACCCGCACCGTACCAGATCCCCACCGACGGCCCCACCGGCAAACTCATCACCGCGGCCGGCTGGCATCCGTGGCGCCCCGCGCACCTGCACCTGATGGTGCGCGCACCGGGGTACCGGCAGATCACCACACAGCTGTACTTCCACGGCGGCGAGTGGCTCGACTCCGACGTTGCGAGCGCGACCAAGGACGAACTCGTCCTCACGCCCGAGACGCGGCCCGACGGCCGCCGGCAGGCGACCTACGACTTCGACCTCGAACCCGCCTGATGAACCAGGATCTACACATCGACCGGGTCGAGACAGTGATCGTCGATATCCCGTTGCGCCGCCCGCACCGCTTCGCCCGCGCCACAATGGACGCACAGCCGGTGTTGTACGTGTTCATCCGCACCGCCGGTGGCGTCACCGGCACTGGCGAAGGAGTCGTCCCCGGCGGGCCGTGGTGGGGCGGCGAATCCGTCGAAACCATGCGGCTGATCGTCGAACGCTACCTCGTTCCTGTCCTCATCGGACGGACCGTCGACGACATCCACGGCCTGATGCGGGATATGACCGACGTCGTCGCCGCGAACCTCTTCGCCAAGGCCGCGGTCGAGGTCGCGCTGCACGACGCGTGGGCGCGCAGCCTCGGCGTGCCGGTGCACACCCTGCTCGGCGGCCGCGCCCGCACCTCGATCCCGGTCACCTGGGCGCTGGGCACCGAACCCGCGCCGGTGGTCGTCGAAGAAGCCCTCGCCAAACTCGACACCGGGCTGCACACCACCTTCAAGCTCAAGATGGGCGCGTTGGAACCCGCCGACGACGTCGCCCGGATCACGACCGTCGCCGAAAAACTCCGCGGCATCGCCGGAGTCCGCGTCGACCTCAACGCCCGCTGGGACCGGGTCACCGCACTGCGCCACCTCCCCGCGCTCGTCGGCGCCGGCGTCGAACTCGTCGAGCAACCTGTGCCCGGGCCCGATCTCGACGCGATGACCGAGATCGCCGCCGCACTGCCGATCCCGGTGATGGCCGACGAAAGCCTGCGCACACCCGCCGACGCGACCCGGATCGCACGCCACCGCGCCGCCGGTGTACTGGCGGTGAAGACCACCAAGTGCGCAGGACTGCGCGCCAGCATGGACATCGCCGCCATCGGCGCCGCCGCCGGCATCCCGACCCACGCCGCTACGTCGATCGAGTCCCCGATCGGCACCGCGGCCTCACTGCAGTTCGCCTGCGCCGCACCGGGCGTGACCTGGGGCAGCGAACTGTTCGGCCCCCTGCTCATGGCCGAGGACATGCTCACCGAACCTCTCCGCTACGCCGATGGTCATCTGCACCTGCCCGCCGGACCCGGTCTCGGAGTCGAACTCGACCCCGGCCAGGTCCGCGCCTTCCGAAGGGACTGAACGACCGTGCTCTTCCACGTACGCATGGATGTCGCGATCCCGCACGATCTCGAACCGAACCACCGCGAAGACCTCGTTGCCACCGAGCGGAAACGCGCACTCGAACTCCAGCACACCGGAGTCTGGCGGCACCTCTGGCGCGTCGTCGGCTGCTACAGCAACATCAGCATCTTCGACGTCGACACCAACGACGGACTGCACGCCATCCTCGAATCACTGCCGCTCTACCCCTACATGACCATCGAGGTCACGCCGCTCGCCCAGCACCCTTCCGACGTCTCCGTGGCAGTCGGACCGCGGTAGCAGACAACCCCCGGCCTCCGCGTCGTCTCAAAGCAGCCACCGGTCGCGTTCATGCCACCTATCCGTAGCTGCAAGGAATGTCTGGACGGTGCCGCTGATCCATTCGCCGCGGTCCCAGGTGGGCTAGCGGGCTCCTCCCGAGTTCGAGTCGGGCGTCGATCAGGCAGTAAGCGTCGCACTGGAACGCATGTCGTCCAAGGTGAGCGCTTCATCCGTGGCCCGCACGCGGCTCTCGGAACGCACAAGAGCAACCAGTTGCCGCGCCCGCATAGCCCCTATCCCGAGTTTCCGGCGCAGGGTATCGGCGGATATCGGCCGCTGATGGACGGACCTGTGAGCCGCGTCTTCCTGCCTCGCTCGTTCAAGCAGATCGCCATCAACCAACCTCGACGTTGGCCGCTTGCACTGCTCACCCACGCCGTGGGGCTTCGCGTTTCCGGTCGGCTCCGCCGCTTGCCCGATACCGTACGGTTCGTCGGAACCCGCTGCCTGCACCGGCTTCACCTCGCCAGGCGTTACTTCAGCCGGTTGACTTGCGGTAGCGAGTTCCCTCAACAGATCCGGGCCGACTACTGGTGGAGGGCACCTATTCGAAGTGTGCGCTATTCGTCGTCAGGTCAGTGGCGTTGCCGGTGGTCGCGCGGGCTTCCAGGTAGGCCGACCAGTCACGTTGAAGGGTCTTGGTCCAGGTGACGGCCGTGCCGATGTGCAGTCCGAGGAGCTCGGCGAGGACTGGTGCTGGGAGGTCGGCGGCGAACTCGGTGAGCGCGGCGTTGCGGGCGGGCCGGGCCTGAATTCCGTGGAGGGCCAGTCGTTTCCGGAACGGTTCCGTGCTGATCGGATGGCTTGCCGGGCGGCCGGGGAACAGCAGACATTGGGCTGGCGGGTTAGCCGAAGGGCGG
This Amycolatopsis sulphurea DNA region includes the following protein-coding sequences:
- a CDS encoding LysR substrate-binding domain-containing protein, producing MELRHLRYFLAVAEERNFTRAAERLTIAQSPLSQQIRQLERDLGVELFTRTTRSVALTYAGEVFLQRARALLTDAETAADDARKAAAGQLGSLSVGFTGSATYELLPTLVRAYADRYPDVTLEVHSDMVTPRQTEQLLDGRLSVGVLRPPVTVPGLAVETIRHEPVVAILASRHPATVHRSLDLADLRDEWFISYPSDPPSTMYSVMRSACETAGFTPRIRQTVADSAALVALVAADMGVALVPASLRHLHINGATFRPLATPALTTGLALAYQETDVSPLVRRFIDTARTVVRSRTAVETPTPPPPNGDEHYGIEF
- a CDS encoding muconate/chloromuconate family cycloisomerase gives rise to the protein MNQDLHIDRVETVIVDIPLRRPHRFARATMDAQPVLYVFIRTAGGVTGTGEGVVPGGPWWGGESVETMRLIVERYLVPVLIGRTVDDIHGLMRDMTDVVAANLFAKAAVEVALHDAWARSLGVPVHTLLGGRARTSIPVTWALGTEPAPVVVEEALAKLDTGLHTTFKLKMGALEPADDVARITTVAEKLRGIAGVRVDLNARWDRVTALRHLPALVGAGVELVEQPVPGPDLDAMTEIAAALPIPVMADESLRTPADATRIARHRAAGVLAVKTTKCAGLRASMDIAAIGAAAGIPTHAATSIESPIGTAASLQFACAAPGVTWGSELFGPLLMAEDMLTEPLRYADGHLHLPAGPGLGVELDPGQVRAFRRD
- a CDS encoding LLM class flavin-dependent oxidoreductase, with amino-acid sequence MKVTYFQQVPYRDLPDDFAKRYAESVITTPYFEVTSPDKVHSAFREALDEIMHAARAGFDAIAITEHGQSSYDMAPNPNILEAAAAYATEAEGIATGIYPLGRSLGKSREPLRAAEELAMLDAISGGRLIAGFPVGLAYDANVNNGVPPAETRLRFDENIELVLKAWTEHEVFPWNGRFHQHPAVNIWPRPLQQNPHPPVFVTGIGNPRTMEFCLNRGFGFNYFGWFGAKVTGRRIFDRFWDAANRLGKDNNPYQMGFMQTICVADTDAQAEKLFARHAEYFFQKAIGSIPMERLALPGGIDIKGLEFIFRDPGDFGIYAKMRQASFKELVEAGSVICGSPATVRAQISEFAREFRIGNLHAMLQFGSMPHELAKDNISLFGEQVLPHIQQIWTDEGWNHHWWPQVLGGVPHPAGRQASTENEAVTAR
- a CDS encoding flavin reductase family protein — protein: MNAAAAKRPLDARSLRGCLGQFATGVAVVTYDTDDGPRGATINSFTSVSMDPPLVLVSFARHTTAARLLGDRPFVVNVLAANQLDVALQFAGRPQEGLEVPWSPTAEVPRLRGTVAWLQCTPWATQDGGDHLLFLGEVVHHDSCRGDPLLFHKGQFRMAGVAVYDLPRVVQLDGRPLAPWVGHAHRLHEITEPGYLDEP
- a CDS encoding LLM class flavin-dependent oxidoreductase produces the protein MKITLFEQAPYRYLPDDFEQHHQSVCTTPYSVTNRDGVYSSIRDFMDELMLGARTGFDGIAVTEHGQSSYDMVPNPDLVASALAYQTEAEGLDVAIFPMGRSLGKAREPVRVAEEYAFIDVLSGGRLVAGFPIGLHYDASVNNGVPPIEIRPRFDENLELLLRAWRDQEPFVHNGRFSQYPSVNIWPRPLQPTPPVWITGIGNPRTMQMCLERNFGFNYLSWFGAKLTGKRIFDRFWEIADQVGVPRNPYRLGFLQTIAVSETDERAEQEYAAHLEYGFRKGLGSIPPEMLGLPGGIDIRGVQALVKDPGDFGLYYQMKSASFRELVDAGVVICGSPATVREQLREYCSQYGIGTLHAMLGFGSLPRDLAMKNIQLFAEEVAPHLRDLWSDSEHRHHWWPERLGGDPTPVTPGATATEGAPTRTTTQKTAVTV
- the catA gene encoding catechol 1,2-dioxygenase, yielding MTATPAPTAAGSGANATAAFRAGTTRRGPADVDQQRVSTVAHALLDAVHGVIRDHEITYPEFQAAKQWLIDVGEGGEWPLFLDVFVEHEVEQVAERTQHGTKGTIEGPYYLPGQKTLPAVTALPQRADEKGDVLVFTGQVRALDGTPLGGAEVDIWHADADGYYSGFAPHIPDGNLRGVITTDDQGRFEITTVQPAPYQIPTDGPTGKLITAAGWHPWRPAHLHLMVRAPGYRQITTQLYFHGGEWLDSDVASATKDELVLTPETRPDGRRQATYDFDLEPA
- a CDS encoding flavin reductase family protein: MPTATSPVHTPQTDGPTSAVDPRALRRCFGRFTTGVTVISYHVGDQIRGATVNSFTSVSLDPPLVLVSLARSTQACGAVADLPFAINVLRADQPDVAMQFAGRTRPGLRIAWDLPAGEDEPPTLADAVAVFRCRPWRRYDGGDHVLQLGEITGFEDRAGEPLVFGDGRFVSTGLPLLDGPMVFSLDGPPSPGWVGAAQRFHAMPEH
- a CDS encoding alpha/beta fold hydrolase, whose protein sequence is MTTIETTNPVITEETVPVWNGKLSIKVKIAGAGAPLLYLHPAAGLAWDPFLSELAQTHTVYAPEFPGTSAGDPYAIHAVDHLSDIVLIYEEVVRTLGLHKPVVIGQSFGGMLAAELTAAYPQLASKVVLLDPIGLWRDDLPIANWIATPPAELPALLFRDPSGPGAQSMLAMPDDPDIAAAATAAMVWAFGSTGKFVWPVPDRGLRSRLHRLTVPVLLVWGRDDRVAPVGYVAEWQHELADSQAVVIDDCGHIPQVERLDQTVTAVEKFLS
- a CDS encoding iron-containing alcohol dehydrogenase; the protein is MHAVDTQRAAYTLTLRGPRVRYGPGTARTDLTAELDRLHARRVLLVATTRARTAHQDVLAPVDGRIAGHVPTVRRHVPAEDARAAASLARDIEADLLLSLGGGSATGTAKAVAVETGLPIVALPTTYAGSEMTPIYGITEDGVKRTARSDRALPTTVVLDPELTADLPPELARTSAVNALAHATSGVFAAGHSPLTDLLAAGATRLLADGLQRTARADLTQGAQLAGTVLAHAGSSAHHTACHILGGAFDLPHAETHAALLPHTLAFLQQDRPDRAAALGVPDVAAMVSTLLDDVGASVRLREIGLDQARLGLAAELLASGVPDLDQARAAALVKEAW
- a CDS encoding muconate/chloromuconate family cycloisomerase is translated as MPEATVPAAVLRVAALETRLLDIPLVRPHRFSVATMHTQGVLLIRLVTEDGVVGWGEGVVPGGPWWGGESVEGMAALVEHHLAPLVLGQDVLRPEALARHLEKHAAGAPFARAGVEMAVWDAAGRALNVPVSQLLGGARQERLPVTWALGTEPAEIVIDEARELLAQGRHHSFKLKMGTLPADEDVTRVSAVTHALDGAAPVAVDLNGAWDEHTARRWLPALAEAGVHLAEQPLPAANVAGLARLRHQTTIAIMADESLWTPADALHLATAHAADVLALKIGKSGGLSATRRIAAVADAAGLGCYGGTTIETSLGTSASAHLFAATTVGVGTELFGPLLLADDIATEPVTYEAGELLLTDGLGFGITIDEEKVAKYARR
- a CDS encoding alpha/beta fold hydrolase encodes the protein MSTTLTDRTVSTWNDRVTIRVRVGGDGPPLVYLHPSGGLAWDPFLDRLAEHYTIYAPEFPGTTPGDPYAIHQIDDLWDTVLIYEQTLRGLGLSAVPVVGQSFGGMLGAELAAAYPDLVSRLVLLDPIGLWRDDAPVANWIAAPPTELPGLLFADPTGDAAQAMFAMPEDPDALASAQAAMVWNLGATGKLCWPIPDRGLGKRLHRITAPTLVVWGEQDALISPAYAEEFRNRIADSRVEIIPKSGHIPQVEQTETTYTAVSAFLG